Proteins found in one Zea mays cultivar B73 chromosome 1, Zm-B73-REFERENCE-NAM-5.0, whole genome shotgun sequence genomic segment:
- the LOC100193818 gene encoding uncharacterized protein LOC100193818, producing the protein MSLLASPTPFGVTAIRRRVAPLPLLPAGGRAALHVALARRGGVSSRTQRRLEERGGKKRRGGVVAPDVDEDAAEAGVAEWEGEPLGFEVSTEPMPRLPDPETPDFWEGPQWEALGFFVQYMWAFGVVFGLIACGVAVATYNDGATDFKDTPAYKESQSQEFPEESESSSADVFEGNPTEVAPALE; encoded by the exons ATGTCTCTCCTCGCCTCCCCCACGCCGTTCGGCGTGACCGCCATCCGCCGCCGCGTCGCCCCGCTTCCTCTCCTCCCTGCTGGCGGTCGCGCCGCCCTGCACGTGGCCCTCGCGCGCCGCGGCGGGGTCTCGTCCCGGACGCAGCGGCGCCTCGAGGAACGAGGAGGCAAGAAGCGCCGCGGTGGGGTCGTGGCGCCCGACGTGGACGAGGACGCGGCGGAGGCGGGGGTGGCTGAGTGGGAAGGGGAGCCGCTGGGGTTCGAGGTGTCGACGGAGCCCATGCCGCGGCTGCCAGACCCGGAGACGCCCGACTTCTGGGAGGGACCTCAGTGGGAGGCCCTCGGCTTCTTCGTGCAGTACATGTGGGCGTTCGGCGTCGTCTTCGGC CTCATTGCTTGCGGTGTCGCTGTGGCCACTTACAACGATGGTGCAACAGATTTCAAAGACACGCCTGCTTACAAGGAGTCCCAATCACAGGAGTTCCCTGAGGAGTCAGAATCATCAAGCGCTGATGTGTTTGAAGGCAATCCGACTGAGGTAGCACCAGCTCTCGAGTAG